A genomic stretch from Pirellulales bacterium includes:
- a CDS encoding DUF11 domain-containing protein, which yields MKRFTLKIMPLVALLVIGVGDQRHAYGTVGALPRIDPSGQRLFVWDNQPYSKYQPVPGRPHPRNMMFLKLAPAKVIAPVGSEVVLVGSICGPDGYMHAGERVEWMIAPGGVGQFVSLGDRSFLDCLASPKLRPQKLDNSYAVGTTSARYIALTRGTPTYDDDVPVQKGQAYITVTSPVEGASFVTAFAPNVYGWDQRQRTSTIYWVDAQWTLPPPSTNPIGTTHAFTTSVTRQTDHSPLVGWLVRYEITGGPAANFAPNGGQVIEVPTNDLGQATAEIVQQQGAAGSNAISVQIIRPAELSGSYGQRLVVGNGSTMETWAASGSLSLRTTGPSQATVGSTVTYRIDVSNPSPLSVRQAVVTDQIPAGLTFVSSTPPAQPAGGRLEWQLGDVNAGQSVVIEADFRADKAGTISNCAALSSAEGLSAQSCATTTVMATALPPQAISVTMSAPPTATVGQDVEFVAVVTNRSTMPTPPLTIVDRFDPSLQNAAGPSPIEQSVNPIQPGQSQTIRLTLRPMQAGQLCNTVEVQTNDRTILGTTQACVTAAAQAAAPTVRPTITVKKTGPQQLAAGQTANFQIEIANVGQVPATQVRLADNYDSALEPTSATDGHNWVGSDLVWVLDTLPPGRSFTYEVRCLCNAPAARACNRATVTTAEGVTANDDACLVITPTAAQATPAVPGKLTIDVADLVEPVAAGRNTTYQVKVTNAGQAADSQITLTVTLPPEMTPLGVGPGGITNANINGKSVNFAPVQALAPGETLTFQVQARADVAGQARVQAQVKSAGVPAGVLGEELTTILAQ from the coding sequence GTGAAGCGGTTCACTCTCAAAATAATGCCGCTCGTTGCGCTGCTGGTGATCGGCGTTGGCGACCAGCGACATGCCTACGGCACGGTCGGGGCCTTGCCCCGCATCGATCCGAGCGGCCAGCGGTTGTTTGTATGGGACAATCAGCCCTACTCAAAGTACCAGCCAGTACCAGGGCGTCCACATCCCAGGAACATGATGTTCCTGAAGCTCGCACCTGCCAAGGTCATCGCACCAGTCGGCTCGGAAGTTGTTCTGGTGGGAAGCATCTGCGGACCCGACGGTTATATGCATGCCGGCGAGCGCGTCGAGTGGATGATCGCGCCGGGCGGCGTTGGACAGTTTGTCTCGTTGGGCGATCGTAGCTTTCTGGATTGCCTGGCGAGCCCCAAGCTACGCCCACAGAAGTTGGACAACTCCTACGCAGTCGGCACAACGTCTGCGCGATACATCGCTCTCACGCGTGGCACGCCTACCTACGATGACGACGTGCCCGTGCAAAAGGGACAGGCCTATATCACGGTCACGTCCCCTGTCGAAGGGGCCAGCTTCGTTACGGCTTTCGCTCCCAACGTGTACGGTTGGGACCAGCGCCAACGTACCTCGACGATTTACTGGGTCGATGCACAATGGACATTGCCTCCGCCATCGACAAACCCAATTGGCACAACGCACGCCTTCACAACCAGCGTGACTCGGCAGACTGACCATTCGCCGCTTGTGGGTTGGCTCGTTCGATACGAAATCACCGGCGGTCCGGCAGCCAATTTCGCTCCTAATGGTGGCCAGGTCATCGAGGTTCCGACTAACGATCTCGGCCAGGCCACTGCCGAAATTGTCCAACAGCAGGGAGCGGCCGGCAGCAACGCCATTTCCGTACAAATTATCCGGCCGGCTGAACTATCCGGCAGCTACGGCCAACGGCTGGTCGTCGGCAATGGATCCACGATGGAGACCTGGGCTGCGTCGGGCAGCCTTTCGCTTCGTACCACCGGACCCAGCCAAGCTACGGTGGGTTCCACAGTGACATATCGCATAGATGTCTCAAATCCTAGTCCCTTGTCCGTCCGGCAAGCCGTGGTGACGGATCAGATTCCGGCCGGTTTGACCTTTGTTAGTAGCACTCCCCCGGCTCAACCCGCCGGTGGACGACTCGAATGGCAGCTTGGCGACGTTAATGCCGGGCAAAGTGTCGTGATCGAGGCCGACTTTCGCGCAGATAAGGCAGGCACGATCAGCAATTGCGCCGCACTCTCCTCGGCCGAGGGACTGTCGGCGCAAAGCTGCGCCACGACCACGGTGATGGCAACCGCACTGCCACCACAAGCCATCTCGGTAACGATGAGCGCGCCACCGACGGCCACGGTAGGTCAAGACGTGGAATTCGTGGCTGTCGTCACCAATCGCAGCACAATGCCAACACCACCACTGACGATTGTCGACCGCTTTGATCCGAGCCTGCAAAATGCTGCAGGCCCCAGTCCCATCGAACAAAGCGTCAATCCGATTCAACCCGGCCAATCGCAGACCATTCGGCTAACCCTGCGCCCGATGCAAGCAGGCCAGTTGTGCAATACGGTCGAGGTGCAAACAAACGATCGCACAATTCTCGGCACAACACAGGCGTGCGTCACTGCCGCCGCGCAAGCGGCTGCACCCACCGTGCGACCGACGATAACCGTCAAGAAAACCGGTCCGCAGCAATTAGCCGCCGGGCAAACGGCAAACTTTCAGATCGAGATTGCCAACGTCGGACAGGTTCCTGCCACACAAGTGCGATTGGCGGACAACTACGACAGTGCGCTTGAGCCGACTAGCGCGACCGACGGTCACAACTGGGTCGGCAGTGACCTGGTGTGGGTGCTCGATACGCTCCCGCCGGGCAGATCATTTACTTACGAGGTTCGCTGCCTCTGTAACGCGCCCGCGGCGAGGGCCTGTAACCGGGCGACGGTCACCACGGCCGAAGGCGTCACCGCCAACGATGACGCCTGCCTTGTGATCACGCCTACCGCGGCCCAGGCGACACCCGCAGTGCCAGGCAAATTGACGATTGATGTGGCCGATCTTGTCGAGCCCGTCGCCGCCGGTCGCAACACGACCTATCAGGTCAAAGTCACGAATGCTGGCCAGGCAGCCGATAGCCAAATCACGCTTACCGTGACACTGCCACCCGAGATGACTCCGCTAGGCGTCGGACCCGGTGGCATCACCAATGCGAACATCAATGGCAAGTCTGTAAATTTTGCCCCGGTGCAAGCTCTGGCGCCTGGTGAAACGCTCACCTTTCAAGTCCAAGCGCGCGCCGATGTAGCGGGGCAAGCTCGGGTGCAGGCCCAGGTCAAAAGCGCCG